A genomic segment from uncultured Desulfuromonas sp. encodes:
- the dgt gene encoding dGTP triphosphohydrolase, giving the protein MSLEWSLLLSQNRVDQPASSCADNDERSPFETDYDRVVFCEPFRRLAKKTQVHPLAPNDHIHNRLIHSIEVGSVGRSLGKKVQSFLARQHPEQLALFKDIGQIIQVGCLIHDIGNPPFGHAGENTIREWVAKHQELVFNNRVDEQTRKDLLLFEGNAQGFRLAARKDNGPYGYMRLTYASLGAMIKYPWTSDDPRAGAKKKFNVFASEKTIFDDMVTTMGLRRSDGSVARHPLSFLTEAADDICYRLLDMEDAVSMRIFAEAPIKKLFLHLAGCPDDTWKPTAMARSEAINALINETLRVFVDDYPAILNGEREADLKSNFSDHFRDAFEEIGMLYTTIFSHRSKLGYEIGSYKMLGRIIKAFVLSAQSLCDRGNYSDLEFISQRCFNLAWDDDYIKSNADQPYQWWLRQIFDFVSGLTDNYAIQISGEIEGILPP; this is encoded by the coding sequence ATGTCTCTCGAATGGTCTCTTTTGTTGTCGCAAAATCGTGTTGATCAACCCGCCTCATCTTGCGCAGATAATGATGAGCGCAGTCCTTTTGAAACCGATTACGACCGAGTGGTTTTCTGCGAACCATTTCGCCGTTTGGCCAAAAAAACTCAAGTTCATCCACTGGCTCCCAATGACCATATCCACAACCGATTGATCCATTCCATCGAAGTGGGCAGTGTGGGCCGTTCTCTCGGTAAAAAAGTTCAATCGTTTCTCGCCAGGCAACATCCGGAGCAGCTCGCGTTGTTCAAGGATATCGGCCAGATTATTCAGGTGGGCTGCCTGATTCACGACATCGGCAATCCCCCATTCGGCCACGCCGGAGAAAATACCATCCGAGAATGGGTGGCCAAACATCAGGAACTGGTCTTTAACAACCGGGTCGACGAACAGACCCGTAAAGATCTGTTGCTTTTTGAAGGCAATGCCCAGGGCTTTCGCCTTGCCGCCCGTAAGGATAACGGACCGTACGGCTACATGCGCCTGACCTATGCTTCGCTTGGCGCAATGATTAAATATCCGTGGACCAGTGACGACCCACGGGCCGGTGCCAAGAAAAAATTCAATGTATTCGCCAGTGAAAAAACGATCTTTGACGACATGGTCACCACCATGGGATTACGCCGTAGCGATGGCAGTGTCGCCCGCCATCCCCTGTCATTTCTCACCGAGGCGGCCGACGATATCTGCTATCGTCTGCTCGACATGGAAGATGCCGTGTCCATGCGGATTTTTGCCGAGGCTCCCATCAAAAAACTGTTTCTTCACCTGGCAGGTTGCCCCGACGACACGTGGAAACCAACAGCTATGGCACGCAGCGAAGCAATCAATGCCTTGATCAACGAAACCCTGCGGGTGTTTGTTGACGATTATCCAGCCATTCTCAACGGTGAACGGGAAGCCGATCTGAAAAGTAACTTTTCCGATCACTTCCGTGACGCGTTTGAAGAAATCGGTATGCTCTACACCACCATCTTTTCTCATCGCTCCAAACTCGGCTATGAAATCGGCTCGTACAAAATGCTCGGTCGTATCATCAAAGCGTTTGTCCTTTCCGCCCAGTCCTTGTGTGATCGAGGGAATTACAGCGACCTTGAGTTCATTTCCCAGCGCTGCTTCAACCTGGCCTGGGATGACGATTACATCAAAAGCAATGCTGATCAGCCTTATCAATGGTGGTTACGTCAAATCTTCGATTTTGTCTCCGGTCTTACAGACAATTACGCCATCCAGATTTCCGGGGAAATCGAAGGGATTTTGCCCCCCTGA
- a CDS encoding SDR family NAD(P)-dependent oxidoreductase produces MTSMGQQRWVVVTGASSGIGKEIALTLYQYDYRVIATARREEDLESLQRLGLTTCALELADAPSVEQALKTILTLCDNNLYALINNAAYGQPGAVEDLSRDSLEQQFAVNLFGTHQLTVGLLDALKHSPGGRLITISSVLGLVAFPWQGAYNASKFALEGLTDTLRLELASSPVKVSLIEPGPIRSSFRKNALNAFKKDINWQSSSHAEDYRRVTNYYAASDHPTPFTGSPALVTKRVLHALSSDRPQPHYYVTVPTYVLALCRRLLPGRWLDRLLIKLGAMR; encoded by the coding sequence ATGACAAGCATGGGACAACAACGTTGGGTCGTTGTCACCGGAGCTTCCAGTGGGATCGGCAAAGAGATCGCCCTGACCCTGTATCAATATGACTATCGGGTGATTGCCACGGCACGCCGTGAAGAAGATCTGGAGTCACTTCAACGGCTGGGCCTGACGACCTGCGCTTTGGAACTGGCCGACGCCCCCAGCGTTGAGCAGGCCCTCAAGACCATTCTTACCCTGTGTGACAACAATCTCTACGCTCTGATCAATAATGCCGCCTACGGCCAGCCCGGCGCTGTCGAGGACCTCAGCCGTGACAGCCTTGAGCAACAATTTGCCGTCAATCTGTTCGGCACCCACCAGCTTACCGTCGGCCTGCTTGACGCACTGAAGCACTCACCAGGTGGCCGACTGATCACCATCAGTTCCGTTCTCGGGCTGGTGGCATTCCCCTGGCAAGGGGCCTATAACGCAAGCAAATTTGCTCTCGAAGGCTTGACCGACACCTTGCGCCTTGAACTGGCGTCTTCTCCGGTCAAGGTGAGTCTCATCGAGCCGGGTCCGATCCGCAGTTCTTTTCGCAAAAACGCGTTAAACGCCTTTAAGAAGGATATCAACTGGCAGTCCAGCAGCCATGCCGAGGATTACCGTCGTGTGACCAACTACTATGCGGCCAGTGACCACCCGACCCCGTTTACCGGCTCACCGGCATTGGTCACGAAACGAGTGCTTCACGCCCTGAGCAGTGATCGTCCGCAACCCCACTATTATGTGACAGTGCCCACCTATGTGCTGGCCTTGTGCCGTCGTCTGCTTCCGGGACGCTGGCTGGACCGGTTACTGATCAAACTGGGTGCCATGCGCTAG
- a CDS encoding alpha/beta hydrolase, whose translation MGQWLNRRNVILCVMILGCALCGCTPPTRTPLPILSYTQNPRQPNLLVILRGIGGDSDDFERLGAIDAVRRHGLPFDVVVPDAHYGYYKKRILIERLYDDVIAPAKQQGYQQIWLAGFSMGGLGSLLYVRERAQDIDGILLITPFLGWDAIIHEIKDAGGVANWHPGPFDPVEDWQRMLWSWIKNYQQDPTIAPPIYLGYAEDDGVADEGPPLLATVLPPCRSFYIPGGHDNNVMLAIFRHQLNDLSQRLSVKTGQ comes from the coding sequence ATGGGACAGTGGTTGAATCGACGTAACGTCATCTTATGCGTGATGATTCTTGGATGCGCTCTCTGCGGCTGCACACCGCCGACCCGCACCCCTTTGCCGATCCTGTCGTACACGCAAAACCCCAGACAACCCAATCTGCTCGTTATTCTTCGCGGCATCGGCGGAGATTCGGATGATTTTGAACGCCTCGGCGCCATTGATGCGGTGCGCCGTCACGGACTGCCGTTTGACGTTGTCGTTCCCGACGCCCATTACGGCTACTATAAGAAGCGGATTCTTATCGAGCGTCTTTATGACGATGTGATTGCCCCGGCCAAGCAACAAGGCTATCAGCAGATCTGGCTGGCGGGCTTTTCCATGGGTGGACTCGGTAGCCTGCTCTACGTCCGGGAACGCGCCCAGGACATTGACGGCATCCTGCTTATCACGCCGTTTCTCGGCTGGGACGCCATCATTCACGAAATCAAAGACGCCGGAGGCGTCGCCAACTGGCACCCCGGCCCTTTTGATCCCGTCGAAGACTGGCAACGCATGCTGTGGAGCTGGATCAAAAACTATCAGCAGGACCCCACAATTGCACCACCTATTTACCTGGGCTATGCCGAGGATGACGGCGTTGCCGATGAGGGCCCGCCACTGCTGGCCACCGTCCTGCCGCCTTGCCGAAGTTTTTACATTCCCGGAGGTCACGACAACAACGTCATGCTGGCGATCTTCCGCCATCAATTGAACGATCTCAGCCAACGGCTGTCCGTGAAAACCGGACAATGA
- a CDS encoding DUF4126 domain-containing protein has translation MEQLDHITAVIALSMGAAWASGINLYATILMLGLMGNSGAMVLPETLQIVQEPIVIGASGLMYVVEFFADKFPGVDTGWDTIHTFIRIPAGAALAAAATGGVDPSVSLAAAIVGGTLTAATHVTKAGSRVLINTSPEPVTNWAASLSEDVAVIGGLWVALNHPMVFLGLLIVFILLLIWLLPKLWRGIKRLFAAIGRLFSGEKPVIDEPPQIEPPA, from the coding sequence ATGGAACAACTGGATCATATAACCGCCGTTATCGCCCTGAGTATGGGCGCGGCCTGGGCCAGCGGCATTAATCTCTACGCCACGATCCTTATGCTTGGTCTGATGGGTAATTCAGGCGCTATGGTGCTGCCGGAAACACTGCAGATTGTTCAGGAACCGATTGTCATCGGTGCCAGCGGCCTGATGTATGTCGTGGAGTTCTTTGCCGACAAGTTTCCCGGCGTTGATACCGGCTGGGATACCATCCACACATTTATCCGCATTCCCGCCGGAGCCGCTCTGGCAGCAGCCGCGACCGGCGGTGTCGATCCTTCTGTCAGTCTGGCGGCGGCCATCGTCGGCGGGACCCTGACAGCGGCAACCCATGTCACCAAGGCCGGATCACGCGTCCTGATCAATACCTCTCCCGAACCGGTGACCAATTGGGCCGCATCTCTCAGTGAGGATGTCGCGGTCATCGGCGGGCTATGGGTAGCCCTCAATCATCCCATGGTGTTTCTCGGACTACTCATCGTATTTATTCTGCTGCTGATCTGGTTGCTTCCCAAACTGTGGCGCGGCATCAAACGTCTGTTTGCGGCCATCGGCCGCCTGTTCTCCGGGGAAAAACCCGTTATTGATGAGCCGCCGCAAATCGAGCCACCGGCCTGA
- the pap gene encoding polyphosphate:AMP phosphotransferase has product MFESVELGQQVDKQHYKEAVEQLRTQLITAQIACQKAPGPIILLISGVDGAGKGELVNALGELLDMRNVVIQTFWETSDEEQQRPDHWRFWRALPKRGQIGIFFGAWYTDPMRRYVDGKADEFTLEHDMRRVVRLEKMLADDHALILKFWFHLSADTQKKKHQKLEKKHKESPEMIKRAMWHFDHYTRIRDAAEQSIRHTDRAQARWYLIDASHKRHRQLRVFTILNKALQNFAEQTHSPVVDDAIMEVDSAPVLNSVDLTVKLSPDAYRDQLEDYQTRLHKLIWQAYKKRLSMILLFEGWDAAGKGGSIRRIANAMDPRLVQQISIAAPTDEEKDHHYLWRFWRHLPRAGMVTIYDRSWYGRTLVERVEGYAHPAEWNRAYEEINEFEQQLIQAPTLLLKFWLHIDQEEQLRRFKEREVTPWKQHKITDEDWRNRDKWPDYERAVNEMISRTSTREAPWQLIAANDKKYARIAVLRHTVEQLEKMLNEGKK; this is encoded by the coding sequence ATGTTTGAATCGGTTGAACTCGGCCAACAGGTCGATAAGCAGCACTACAAAGAAGCCGTTGAACAACTACGGACTCAACTCATTACGGCGCAGATTGCCTGCCAGAAAGCGCCGGGGCCGATCATACTACTCATCTCCGGTGTGGATGGCGCAGGCAAAGGTGAACTGGTCAACGCCCTCGGCGAACTGCTCGACATGCGCAATGTCGTTATCCAGACCTTCTGGGAGACCAGTGATGAAGAACAACAGCGTCCCGATCACTGGCGATTTTGGCGGGCACTACCAAAACGTGGCCAGATCGGTATTTTTTTCGGTGCCTGGTACACGGACCCGATGCGCCGCTACGTGGATGGTAAAGCCGATGAGTTTACCCTTGAGCACGACATGCGCCGCGTTGTCCGCTTGGAAAAAATGCTCGCAGATGATCATGCTCTGATCCTCAAGTTCTGGTTTCACCTCAGTGCCGACACACAGAAAAAGAAGCATCAAAAACTGGAGAAAAAACATAAAGAGTCGCCGGAGATGATCAAACGGGCCATGTGGCATTTTGATCACTACACCCGCATTCGCGATGCCGCAGAGCAATCCATCCGTCATACCGACCGGGCGCAGGCCCGCTGGTATCTCATCGATGCCAGCCATAAACGCCATCGTCAGTTGCGCGTGTTCACCATTCTCAACAAGGCACTGCAAAACTTTGCCGAACAGACTCACAGCCCGGTCGTTGACGATGCCATTATGGAGGTGGATAGCGCACCGGTCCTCAACAGTGTTGATTTGACCGTCAAACTATCACCCGACGCTTATCGCGACCAGCTCGAGGATTATCAGACACGGCTGCATAAACTGATCTGGCAGGCGTACAAGAAACGCTTGTCCATGATCCTGCTGTTTGAAGGTTGGGATGCTGCGGGCAAAGGCGGCAGTATACGCCGCATCGCCAACGCCATGGATCCGCGACTGGTCCAGCAGATTTCCATCGCCGCACCCACCGATGAGGAAAAAGACCACCATTATCTGTGGCGTTTCTGGCGACACCTGCCCCGAGCCGGCATGGTCACCATCTATGATCGCAGCTGGTATGGACGGACTTTGGTGGAACGCGTGGAAGGTTATGCCCATCCGGCAGAATGGAACCGCGCGTACGAAGAGATCAATGAATTTGAGCAACAACTGATTCAGGCACCAACGCTGCTGCTCAAATTCTGGCTGCATATTGATCAGGAGGAGCAGCTACGCCGCTTTAAAGAACGGGAAGTCACACCATGGAAACAGCATAAGATCACCGATGAAGACTGGCGCAATCGCGATAAATGGCCCGATTACGAACGTGCCGTCAATGAAATGATCAGTCGGACCAGCACCCGGGAAGCACCTTGGCAGCTTATCGCCGCTAATGATAAAAAATACGCACGTATCGCGGTTCTGCGCCACACGGTCGAACAACTTGAAAAGATGCTCAACGAGGGCAAAAAATGA
- a CDS encoding sulfite exporter TauE/SafE family protein: MFEVFAIGSLSWFISTMAGGGGAMLFVPLAGLIIPITLVVPAVSIAGAFSGGQRIYLYKEHIDWKVAKLVLPGIVIGAISGASLIVYVNQTCLALFLSGFYLFVGLWPFLRKKTNFSPLKARYFPLGGFVSSFMSGAVGTGAFYEPFISWVWPHERIVDRYEGMYNTVDAARQNGSIFFSRLIHEGSCCLWPSCQSRGWGWKLSWF; this comes from the coding sequence GTGTTTGAGGTCTTTGCCATTGGCTCGCTTTCATGGTTTATCAGTACGATGGCTGGCGGCGGCGGTGCAATGCTCTTTGTCCCCTTGGCGGGACTGATTATACCGATAACTCTTGTGGTGCCTGCCGTCAGTATTGCAGGAGCTTTTTCTGGCGGTCAGCGGATATATTTGTATAAAGAGCATATTGACTGGAAAGTGGCGAAGCTGGTGCTGCCAGGTATCGTTATTGGTGCTATCTCTGGCGCCTCATTGATTGTTTATGTCAACCAGACCTGTCTTGCTCTATTTCTTTCTGGATTCTATCTTTTTGTAGGACTCTGGCCGTTTCTGAGAAAAAAAACCAATTTTTCCCCCCTAAAAGCTCGATATTTCCCTCTTGGTGGGTTTGTCTCTTCGTTCATGTCAGGCGCTGTTGGTACAGGCGCCTTTTATGAACCCTTTATATCTTGGGTATGGCCTCACGAAAGAATCGTTGATCGGTACGAAGGCATGTACAACACTGTTGATGCAGCTCGTCAAAATGGCAGCATATTTTTCTCTCGGCTTATACACGAGGGAAGTTGTTGTTTATGGCCTTCTTGCCAGTCTCGGGGCTGGGGTTGGAAATTATCTTGGTTCTAG
- a CDS encoding ZIP family metal transporter: MYDWFLSLTPVMQALMATLFTWFMTALGASVVIFFKTINRKLLDGMLGAAAGVMIAASFWSLLSPAIEMTENAGGTPWIPATVGFLSGGAFLWLVDKLLPHLHSGFPMSEAEGIKTSWQRSTLLCLAITLHNIPEGLAVGVAFGALAADLPSASLAGAIALAVGIGIQNFPEGSAVSVPLRREGMSRAKSFWYGQLSGMVEPIAGVLGAVAVIWMEPLLPYALSFAAGAMIYVVVEEVIPESQLARNTDLATVGAMCGFAIMMTLDVALG, translated from the coding sequence ATGTACGATTGGTTTTTGAGTCTCACACCCGTGATGCAAGCCCTGATGGCGACATTGTTCACCTGGTTTATGACGGCCCTGGGGGCCAGCGTCGTTATATTTTTCAAAACCATCAATCGTAAGCTGCTCGACGGCATGCTTGGTGCCGCAGCCGGTGTCATGATTGCGGCCAGTTTTTGGTCGTTGCTTTCTCCGGCGATTGAAATGACCGAAAATGCTGGTGGTACGCCGTGGATTCCGGCGACGGTGGGTTTTTTGTCCGGCGGCGCATTTTTATGGCTGGTCGATAAGCTCCTGCCTCATCTACACTCCGGCTTTCCCATGTCTGAAGCCGAAGGAATTAAGACCAGTTGGCAACGCAGTACTCTGTTATGCCTGGCGATTACTCTGCATAATATCCCCGAGGGGCTGGCTGTCGGTGTTGCTTTTGGTGCTCTGGCTGCCGACTTGCCGTCCGCCTCACTCGCCGGAGCCATCGCTCTTGCAGTCGGTATCGGTATTCAGAATTTTCCCGAGGGCTCGGCTGTTTCCGTTCCTTTGAGACGTGAGGGAATGTCTCGCGCCAAAAGTTTCTGGTATGGTCAGCTCTCCGGTATGGTTGAGCCCATTGCCGGGGTGCTCGGTGCTGTGGCTGTGATCTGGATGGAGCCGCTGTTACCCTATGCGTTATCCTTTGCCGCCGGAGCGATGATCTATGTAGTGGTGGAGGAGGTTATCCCAGAGTCACAGCTGGCCCGCAATACAGACTTGGCAACCGTCGGGGCCATGTGCGGATTCGCCATTATGATGACACTGGATGTGGCATTGGGGTGA
- the fumC gene encoding class II fumarate hydratase — protein sequence MTTYRKETDSMGAIDVVADRYWGAQTQRSIGNFPIGVSRFQWQRPVIKALGILKKSAARANAELGELPEDLAHLICRAADEVIQGTLDEHFPLVVFQTGSGTQSNMNANEVISNRAIELAGGIMGSKVPVHPNDHVNRGQSSNDTFPTAMHIAVVDQLESVLFPAVTQLRDTLAAKAEQFDSIVKVGRTHLQDATPITLGQEISAWVSQIDFGVQAVRDSLPGLYDLAIGGTAVGTGLNAHPQFGDKTAAYIAEESGYPFRSADNKFFALSAHDALVHCSAALRTLAGGLMKMANDVRWLASGPRCGIGELVIPENEPGSSIMPGKVNPTQCEAMTMVCTQVFGNDAAVAFAGSQGNFQLNVYKPVMVHNVLESCELLADTCLAFNDHCAVGIEPQQEKISENLDKNLMLVTALNRHIGYDKAAHIAKKAHHEGLTLRQSALALGYVTDEQFDEWIVPLDMTDNQR from the coding sequence ATGACCACATATCGTAAAGAAACCGACTCCATGGGGGCCATTGATGTCGTGGCCGACCGTTATTGGGGCGCTCAGACACAACGCTCTATCGGCAATTTTCCCATCGGCGTCAGCCGTTTTCAATGGCAGCGTCCAGTGATCAAGGCACTCGGGATTCTGAAAAAATCTGCTGCTCGGGCCAATGCTGAACTTGGCGAGCTGCCCGAAGATCTGGCCCACCTGATTTGTCGGGCTGCCGACGAGGTGATTCAAGGGACTCTCGATGAGCATTTCCCCTTGGTCGTCTTCCAAACCGGCTCCGGAACACAGTCCAACATGAACGCCAATGAAGTCATCTCCAACCGCGCCATTGAGTTGGCGGGCGGTATCATGGGATCCAAGGTGCCGGTCCACCCCAATGACCATGTCAATCGTGGCCAGTCCTCAAACGATACCTTTCCGACAGCCATGCACATTGCCGTTGTTGATCAACTGGAATCGGTCCTGTTCCCGGCGGTCACCCAGCTGCGCGATACCCTCGCCGCCAAGGCGGAGCAGTTCGACAGTATCGTCAAGGTGGGACGGACCCATCTGCAGGATGCCACTCCCATCACTCTGGGACAGGAGATCAGCGCCTGGGTGTCGCAGATTGATTTTGGTGTCCAGGCTGTTCGTGATTCTTTGCCTGGGCTTTATGATCTGGCCATCGGTGGTACTGCCGTCGGTACCGGTCTCAATGCCCATCCGCAATTTGGCGACAAGACAGCAGCCTATATCGCTGAAGAGAGTGGCTATCCGTTTCGTAGTGCCGATAACAAATTTTTCGCGTTATCCGCCCACGATGCCCTGGTGCACTGCTCAGCGGCCTTACGAACTCTGGCTGGCGGTTTGATGAAGATGGCCAATGATGTGCGTTGGCTGGCCAGCGGGCCACGATGTGGCATCGGCGAATTGGTGATCCCCGAGAATGAGCCCGGTTCCTCTATTATGCCCGGCAAAGTCAACCCCACTCAGTGTGAAGCGATGACCATGGTTTGCACACAGGTGTTTGGTAACGATGCAGCCGTGGCTTTTGCGGGTAGTCAGGGGAATTTTCAGCTCAACGTGTACAAGCCGGTCATGGTTCACAACGTGCTTGAAAGTTGTGAGCTTCTTGCGGATACCTGCCTCGCCTTCAACGATCATTGTGCCGTCGGTATTGAACCTCAACAGGAAAAAATCAGTGAAAATCTGGATAAAAACCTGATGCTGGTCACGGCACTGAATCGGCATATTGGTTATGACAAGGCGGCACACATTGCGAAGAAAGCGCATCACGAAGGACTCACCTTGCGCCAATCGGCGTTGGCTCTGGGCTATGTCACTGACGAACAGTTTGACGAGTGGATTGTGCCGTTGGATATGACTGATAATCAGCGCTAA
- a CDS encoding phosphomannomutase — MELTCFKAYDIRGRLPDELNEDIAYRIGRAYAEFLKPGKVVVGRDVRLSSLSLCQSLAKGLTDAGVDVYDIGLCGTEEVYFATFSQKMDGGIMVTASHNPMDFNGMKLVRGESRPISSDTGLKEIQAMVAANRFSEPSRCGTVELLDVTQDYIDHLLSYVDVSAMQPLKVVVNAGNGCAGPTIDRLEKYLPFDFIKVHHEPDGHFPNGIPNPILPENRASTLQALKEHQADVGIAWDGDFDRCFFFDETGRFIEGYYLVGLLGLALLQSNPGAKIIHDPRLVWNTIDMVSEAGGQAIQCKSGHAFIKERMRQEDAIYGGEMSAHHYFRDFSYCDSGMIPWLLVLEIMGRTGNSLSSLVDQRIALFPASGEINRQVEDAKASIERVRAHYKPDAISEDLTDGVSLEFDQWRFNLRMSNTEPVVRLNVESRGDQALMEQKTAEILKVLGGK, encoded by the coding sequence ATGGAGTTGACCTGTTTTAAAGCGTATGACATTCGCGGGCGTTTGCCTGATGAACTCAATGAAGACATTGCCTACCGCATCGGACGTGCTTACGCGGAGTTTCTCAAACCGGGTAAAGTGGTTGTCGGCCGTGACGTGCGTTTGTCCAGTCTGTCGTTATGCCAATCTTTGGCCAAAGGGTTGACCGACGCCGGAGTCGATGTTTATGACATTGGCCTGTGTGGCACGGAGGAAGTTTATTTTGCCACCTTCAGCCAGAAAATGGATGGCGGTATCATGGTCACGGCCAGCCATAATCCGATGGATTTCAATGGCATGAAACTGGTTCGTGGGGAATCCCGACCGATCAGCAGCGACACCGGTCTCAAGGAGATTCAGGCCATGGTGGCGGCCAACCGCTTCAGTGAACCATCGCGCTGTGGCACGGTCGAACTACTGGATGTGACGCAGGACTATATTGACCATCTGCTGAGCTATGTGGATGTGTCTGCCATGCAGCCGCTCAAGGTCGTGGTGAATGCCGGAAACGGTTGCGCCGGTCCGACGATTGACCGGTTGGAGAAATATCTGCCCTTCGATTTTATCAAGGTTCATCATGAACCGGATGGCCATTTCCCCAACGGGATTCCCAACCCTATCCTGCCGGAAAACCGTGCCTCTACGTTGCAAGCCCTTAAAGAGCATCAGGCGGATGTCGGTATCGCCTGGGATGGCGATTTTGATCGTTGCTTCTTTTTTGATGAAACCGGACGTTTTATTGAAGGGTACTATCTGGTTGGCTTGCTGGGCCTGGCTTTGTTGCAAAGTAATCCCGGCGCCAAAATTATTCATGATCCCCGTCTGGTGTGGAACACCATCGACATGGTGAGCGAGGCGGGAGGTCAGGCGATCCAGTGTAAGTCCGGACATGCTTTCATCAAGGAGAGGATGCGACAGGAAGACGCGATCTATGGTGGTGAAATGAGTGCCCATCACTATTTTCGCGACTTTTCCTATTGCGACAGCGGCATGATTCCCTGGTTGCTGGTACTTGAAATCATGGGCCGTACCGGCAACAGTCTGTCAAGCCTGGTTGATCAACGGATTGCTCTGTTCCCGGCCAGTGGCGAGATCAATCGTCAGGTGGAGGATGCCAAAGCCAGCATTGAACGTGTTCGTGCCCATTACAAACCCGACGCCATCAGCGAAGATTTGACCGACGGTGTCAGCCTCGAATTTGATCAGTGGCGGTTTAACTTGCGCATGTCCAATACCGAACCCGTCGTTCGCCTGAATGTCGAATCCCGTGGTGATCAGGCCCTGATGGAACAGAAAACTGCTGAAATTCTAAAAGTTCTCGGTGGAAAATAG